The Fimbriimonas ginsengisoli Gsoil 348 genome window below encodes:
- the kaiC gene encoding circadian clock protein KaiC: MVSEISPPRTLNKAKTGIPGFDDVAGGGLPEGRPTLVCGYAGCGKTLFAMEFLVRGATEFNEPGVFIAFEESESDLVENVASIGFDLVELMKADLIRLDQILVPRSEMNESGEYDLEALFIRIGYAIDSIGAKRVVLDTLETLFVGFASEAILRCELQRLFRWLKDRGITAIITAERAEGSLTRQGIEEYVSDCVILLDHRVIDQVSTRRLRIVKYRGSVHGTNEYPFLIDEDGIMVMPLSSTCLDYETSADRISTGVPALDDMMSGLGVFRGSSVLVSGTTGSGKSSLAAHFAFSNSAIEKCVYFAFEESPAQIVRNMRSIGLDLAPRIESGRLEIVSARPSHYGLEMHLATMLKKIETFSPQSIVLDPLTSFVSAGSESDAQAMLIRLVDYLKGRGITSYFTGLTKNASATEAAELTMSSLMDTWMLVQQIEADGERNRLLYVLKSRGMAHSNQVREFLITSAGIQLREVYLGPQGVLTGTARIELERREATEAAIHAEESAREQTLAEGRRKVIEAQIASLTAELVAGNLESERRGKGLERSKARDAEARALRARSRGYELNGDL; this comes from the coding sequence ATGGTATCTGAAATCTCCCCCCCGCGCACCCTCAACAAGGCAAAGACCGGAATTCCGGGTTTCGACGACGTAGCCGGAGGCGGGTTGCCCGAGGGCCGACCCACGCTGGTCTGCGGATACGCCGGATGCGGTAAGACGCTTTTCGCTATGGAGTTCCTCGTCAGGGGCGCTACCGAGTTCAACGAACCTGGCGTGTTCATCGCGTTCGAAGAATCGGAGTCCGATCTCGTCGAGAACGTCGCCTCTATCGGATTTGATCTTGTAGAGCTGATGAAAGCGGATCTCATTCGGCTCGATCAAATCTTGGTTCCTCGATCGGAGATGAACGAGTCGGGAGAGTACGATCTCGAAGCCCTATTTATCCGCATCGGTTACGCCATCGACTCGATTGGCGCCAAGCGGGTCGTCCTCGACACGCTAGAAACATTATTCGTAGGGTTTGCAAGCGAAGCCATCCTTCGATGCGAACTGCAACGGCTCTTCCGTTGGCTAAAGGATCGCGGAATCACCGCCATCATTACCGCCGAAAGGGCCGAAGGATCGCTCACCCGGCAGGGTATCGAGGAGTACGTCTCGGATTGCGTCATCCTCCTCGACCACCGAGTGATCGACCAAGTCAGCACCCGGCGCCTGAGGATCGTTAAATACCGCGGTTCGGTCCATGGCACCAACGAGTATCCGTTCCTGATCGATGAGGACGGCATTATGGTGATGCCGCTCAGCTCCACCTGCCTCGACTACGAAACATCCGCGGACCGGATCTCGACCGGGGTCCCGGCGCTCGACGACATGATGAGCGGACTGGGCGTCTTCCGCGGCAGCAGCGTCCTGGTTTCTGGAACCACTGGAAGTGGCAAGAGCTCGCTAGCCGCCCACTTTGCCTTTTCGAATTCCGCCATCGAGAAATGCGTGTACTTCGCTTTTGAAGAATCACCCGCTCAGATCGTACGCAACATGCGATCGATCGGCCTTGATCTGGCGCCCCGCATCGAGAGCGGCCGGCTAGAGATTGTTTCCGCCCGCCCAAGCCACTACGGGCTCGAGATGCACTTAGCCACGATGCTTAAGAAGATCGAAACATTCTCGCCCCAAAGCATCGTGTTGGATCCGCTGACGTCGTTCGTCAGCGCCGGCTCCGAGTCCGATGCGCAGGCAATGCTCATCCGCCTCGTGGACTACCTAAAGGGACGGGGAATTACCTCGTACTTCACCGGCCTTACGAAAAACGCCAGCGCGACGGAGGCAGCCGAACTGACGATGTCGAGCTTGATGGACACTTGGATGCTCGTCCAGCAGATCGAAGCCGACGGTGAGCGCAACCGCCTACTTTACGTCTTGAAATCGCGCGGCATGGCGCACTCGAACCAGGTTCGCGAATTCCTCATCACGAGCGCCGGAATCCAGCTTAGGGAGGTCTATCTCGGCCCCCAGGGCGTCCTTACGGGAACCGCACGAATCGAATTGGAGAGGCGCGAGGCCACCGAAGCCGCGATCCACGCGGAAGAGTCGGCCAGGGAGCAAACGCTGGCGGAAGGAAGACGGAAGGTCATCGAGGCGCAAATAGCCTCGCTTACCGCCGAGCTTGTGGCCGGAAATCTTGAGAGCGAGCGTCGGGGCAAGGGGCTGGAACGCTCGAAGGCCCGAGATGCCGAGGCGCGGGCGTTGAGAGCCCGTAGCCGCGGCTACGAACTGAACGGAGATCTTTAA
- a CDS encoding DsbA family protein, protein MLPRTFARDRLSVPLFALLTVGVATGLTYSVHRWKAAETPINLAALAQTTAQELCPEDAIRAGNRSGSTAIVAFIDFYCSACRRSLPRLEKIAADHQAALIIREKPLADGGPAVEAAEWVEVANGRGVGFKFLSASASISPAPDSRSEFEKILSDAGGTRKPPNDAELGAARKRLKRDAQLCARLKIQRTPTVLLVRPGVAPIRVKLANLEAELSRDKLASFRGHLEGLHVLSILHRKRNGVRV, encoded by the coding sequence ATGCTTCCCCGAACTTTTGCGCGCGACCGCCTGTCCGTTCCGCTCTTCGCGTTGCTGACGGTGGGGGTCGCCACCGGACTCACGTATTCGGTACATCGCTGGAAAGCCGCCGAAACTCCGATCAACTTGGCCGCTCTGGCGCAGACAACCGCCCAGGAACTGTGTCCGGAGGACGCCATCCGAGCGGGTAATCGGAGCGGAAGCACTGCGATCGTCGCTTTTATCGATTTCTACTGTTCCGCTTGCCGCCGCTCGCTGCCCCGTCTGGAGAAAATTGCTGCCGATCATCAAGCTGCCCTGATCATCCGGGAGAAGCCACTCGCCGACGGTGGACCTGCGGTCGAGGCTGCCGAATGGGTCGAGGTTGCCAACGGGAGAGGAGTGGGATTTAAGTTTCTCTCAGCCTCGGCAAGCATCTCTCCGGCGCCGGATTCGCGAAGCGAGTTCGAGAAGATCCTTAGCGATGCGGGTGGCACTCGAAAGCCGCCGAACGATGCTGAGTTGGGAGCCGCGAGGAAGCGCCTCAAACGAGATGCGCAATTATGCGCCCGACTAAAAATCCAACGAACTCCGACCGTTCTCTTGGTAAGGCCGGGCGTCGCCCCGATTCGAGTAAAGCTGGCAAACCTCGAAGCCGAACTGAGCCGCGACAAGTTAGCTTCGTTTCGGGGTCATCTGGAGGGGTTGCACGTACTTTCGATCCTACATCGAAAACGGAACGGCGTTCGTGTATGA
- a CDS encoding prepilin-type N-terminal cleavage/methylation domain-containing protein codes for MKRAFTLIELLVVIAIIAILAAILFPVFAQAKLAAKKTAALNSVKEIGLGMNLYVGDWDDTTPIVFSINGQGSVDVYQTMQPYIKNMDLFFSSEWTQKNGASVGGGSASCDNTKTPDGYFVPTGDNAKRCISFGYNWGFGVWAGGALVGPEQAWSNGRVTSGISMTAVDEPTKLAAFGDEYNGRRYTISAIGSDLEYYTGPKKNTSLRYGGSFNFSFVDGHAKAMRVNGYTFNPAAAIPGEGYVMMPADKSIWHNFWCSSESGTVKPSNLPGMSGLPDMPCGQFIDVTMSGGLGIPVVPWTN; via the coding sequence ATGAAACGGGCTTTTACCCTTATCGAGCTGCTTGTTGTGATCGCGATCATCGCGATCCTTGCCGCGATTCTGTTCCCGGTTTTTGCCCAAGCGAAGCTGGCTGCCAAAAAGACCGCCGCTCTAAACAGCGTCAAAGAGATCGGGCTCGGCATGAATCTCTACGTCGGCGACTGGGACGACACTACTCCGATCGTGTTCTCCATTAACGGACAGGGGTCGGTCGACGTGTACCAGACGATGCAGCCATACATCAAGAATATGGACCTGTTCTTTAGCTCCGAGTGGACGCAGAAAAATGGCGCTTCGGTGGGTGGAGGCAGCGCGAGCTGCGACAATACGAAGACCCCCGACGGATACTTCGTACCGACCGGCGACAATGCGAAGAGATGCATCTCTTTCGGTTACAACTGGGGATTCGGAGTTTGGGCCGGCGGCGCACTGGTGGGGCCGGAGCAAGCTTGGTCGAATGGACGCGTTACCTCCGGTATCAGCATGACCGCGGTCGACGAGCCGACCAAGCTCGCTGCGTTCGGTGACGAATACAACGGCCGGCGCTACACAATCAGCGCTATAGGTTCGGACCTCGAATACTACACCGGACCCAAGAAGAACACGTCGCTCCGGTACGGCGGGAGTTTCAACTTCAGCTTCGTCGACGGCCACGCCAAGGCGATGCGGGTCAACGGGTACACGTTCAATCCGGCCGCGGCCATTCCCGGTGAGGGTTATGTGATGATGCCGGCGGACAAATCGATTTGGCACAACTTCTGGTGTTCCAGCGAGAGCGGTACCGTCAAGCCCAGCAATCTGCCGGGCATGAGTGGCCTGCCGGATATGCCATGCGGCCAGTTCATCGATGTGACCATGTCGGGCGGACTCGGCATCCCCGTCGTGCCCTGGACGAACTAA
- a CDS encoding alpha/beta hydrolase, protein MRKAATYAIGIVLGASAMLAVSQVQRGPVRPNPDSQYRLGPDSMAQEGVPKGEIRGPFVIPSQVYPGTQHTYWVYVPAQYDPKVPASLMVFQDGQAFKDENGEVRAQNVMDNLIYRREIPVMIGVFINPGRTPEQTEPSPKAGWGDGFTNRGVEYNTPNDKYARVITEELMPALDKEYNISKDPEQRGIGGSSSGAIAAFMVAWERPNAFRKVLSNVGSFTNIHGGDVYTERVLKSRKKPIRIFLCDGRNDNRGIRNGVYDERWDWFLQNVRLMKALTKKGYDVNYSWGMNNHGQRFGGAIMPDMMRWLWRDGPVSTDPNDAVERGFRQPVVR, encoded by the coding sequence ATGAGAAAGGCAGCTACCTACGCAATCGGGATCGTGCTCGGAGCATCGGCGATGTTGGCGGTGTCGCAAGTTCAGCGAGGGCCGGTGAGGCCGAATCCGGACTCGCAGTACCGGCTGGGTCCCGATTCGATGGCGCAGGAAGGGGTTCCGAAGGGGGAGATTCGGGGGCCGTTCGTGATTCCCAGCCAGGTCTATCCGGGAACCCAGCACACCTATTGGGTGTACGTGCCGGCCCAGTACGATCCAAAGGTTCCCGCCTCCCTTATGGTTTTTCAGGACGGACAGGCTTTCAAAGACGAGAACGGAGAGGTCCGAGCTCAGAATGTGATGGACAACCTTATCTATCGCCGGGAAATACCGGTGATGATCGGCGTGTTCATCAATCCCGGCCGTACGCCGGAGCAGACCGAGCCCTCGCCCAAAGCCGGTTGGGGAGATGGCTTTACAAACCGTGGAGTGGAATACAACACGCCGAACGACAAGTACGCGCGCGTCATTACCGAGGAGCTAATGCCAGCCTTGGACAAGGAATACAACATCTCCAAAGATCCTGAGCAGCGTGGGATCGGCGGCTCCAGCTCGGGCGCGATCGCCGCTTTCATGGTCGCTTGGGAGCGGCCGAACGCATTCCGAAAGGTGCTCAGCAATGTCGGCAGCTTCACGAACATCCATGGCGGCGACGTGTACACCGAGCGAGTCTTGAAGAGCCGGAAGAAGCCGATCAGGATATTCCTGTGCGACGGCCGGAACGACAATCGGGGAATCCGAAACGGCGTTTACGACGAGCGATGGGACTGGTTCCTGCAGAACGTGCGGCTGATGAAGGCGCTTACCAAGAAGGGATACGACGTGAACTATTCCTGGGGGATGAACAACCACGGCCAAAGGTTTGGCGGCGCGATCATGCCCGACATGATGCGCTGGCTCTGGCGCGACGGGCCGGTATCCACCGATCCAAACGACGCCGTCGAGCGGGGATTCCGCCAGCCGGTCGTTAGGTAG
- a CDS encoding MFS transporter, giving the protein MGVRGGSGELKATRVRYWIVAVLFVLTTVNYADRATMSIAGTAVQKSLGFNSVTLGYIFSAFGWAYVLGQVPGGLLLDKFGSKKVYLWSILTWSVVTSAQGLASWLAPTSAVVALFILRFLLGIAESPSFPANARIVAAWFPHSERGTASAIFNSAQYAALIFFTPFMGWLTQAYGWRYVFFVMGGIGLVAAMGFSAIVHAPHSHPKINESEFEYIRENGALVDLDREDRTIKVPFSWRVVGQLLTNRMLVGIYVGQYCITALTYFFATWFPVYLVKARHMTIIQAGFGAATPAICGVIGGILGGVISDRLIKSGKSLTFARKAPLVVGALLSTAVVLCNLTQDHALVIGFMAVGFFGKGLAALGWAIISDAAPREVTGLSGGIFNAIGNIAGITTPIVIGYIVERTGSFDLALTFVAAHSIVAMLSYLLIVGPIRRFQLR; this is encoded by the coding sequence TTGGGGGTAAGGGGCGGATCAGGGGAGCTCAAGGCGACGCGCGTTCGTTATTGGATCGTCGCGGTTCTGTTCGTTCTGACTACCGTCAATTACGCGGACCGCGCGACGATGTCCATCGCGGGGACCGCGGTCCAGAAGAGCCTGGGTTTCAACTCGGTAACCCTCGGATATATCTTCTCCGCTTTTGGTTGGGCGTACGTTCTGGGTCAAGTTCCCGGTGGATTGCTGCTCGACAAGTTCGGCTCCAAGAAAGTTTATCTCTGGTCGATCCTCACCTGGTCCGTTGTGACCTCAGCCCAAGGGTTAGCTTCTTGGCTGGCTCCGACCTCCGCGGTCGTGGCTTTATTCATACTCCGCTTTCTGCTCGGGATTGCGGAGTCACCGTCGTTTCCGGCCAACGCACGCATTGTGGCGGCTTGGTTTCCCCATAGCGAGCGCGGTACGGCAAGCGCAATCTTTAATTCGGCCCAGTACGCCGCCCTCATTTTCTTTACTCCTTTCATGGGATGGCTGACCCAAGCTTACGGATGGCGATATGTATTCTTCGTAATGGGTGGGATCGGCCTTGTCGCCGCGATGGGGTTCTCCGCGATCGTTCATGCGCCGCACTCCCATCCGAAGATCAACGAATCTGAGTTCGAATATATCCGCGAGAATGGCGCACTCGTCGATCTCGACCGAGAGGATCGAACCATCAAAGTCCCATTTTCCTGGCGGGTCGTCGGGCAGCTGCTGACGAACCGGATGTTGGTTGGCATCTACGTAGGGCAGTACTGCATTACGGCGCTCACTTACTTCTTTGCCACCTGGTTTCCGGTTTATTTGGTGAAGGCGCGGCACATGACGATCATCCAAGCCGGGTTCGGCGCGGCCACGCCGGCGATATGCGGCGTGATCGGCGGCATCCTGGGTGGGGTCATCTCCGATCGGCTCATTAAGAGCGGAAAAAGCCTCACGTTCGCTCGCAAGGCCCCGCTCGTTGTGGGTGCGCTGCTTTCAACGGCGGTTGTGCTCTGCAACCTCACGCAGGATCACGCTCTCGTCATCGGATTCATGGCCGTCGGGTTCTTCGGCAAAGGGCTTGCCGCGCTCGGCTGGGCGATCATCTCCGACGCGGCCCCTCGCGAAGTGACGGGGCTGTCGGGCGGAATCTTCAATGCCATCGGCAACATCGCCGGAATCACGACTCCAATCGTTATCGGTTACATCGTCGAACGCACCGGCTCCTTCGACCTCGCCCTAACGTTCGTCGCCGCCCACTCCATTGTTGCGATGCTCAGCTACCTCCTCATCGTCGGCCCGATTCGTCGCTTCCAGTTACGCTGA
- a CDS encoding family 78 glycoside hydrolase catalytic domain, whose translation MTFLPAAVLLTASASGPTVTDLRCEYLKNPISIESPAPRLSWVTEYEGRGWKQTAYQILVASDARKLGRSQADLWDSGRVASSASIQIPYSGKALSSRQRCFWKVRVWDGAGEPSAWSKPQIWEMGLSAESDWAASKWIGGAPAGKGQPPAPFLRKEFVAKGKVKRATLYASGLGYAELHLNGKKVGGTTERDPGYTNFDKRVLYVAHDVTSAIKPGANAVGAILGTGWYDVHDLATWRFENAPWRGRPRLRLALYIDYADGSSETVVSDPSWKTSTGPILFDGIYTGEVYDARQEMPDWDSAGFSDAAWSAAAVMPAPKGALAARPCPPVAIVETIKAKRILEPAPGVYVVDFGQNIAGHARIRVKGAAGTKITMRYSERIKENGAIERDQIETFMTKATPPQPFQTDTYICKGEGREEWEQRFSYSGFRYMEVTGFPGKPRLDSFQARLASTDFESAGEFECSNDLLNKIQHATRYAYLSNAQSIPTDCPQREKNGWTGDAHLAAEAGLMNFKSASFYTKWLDDLADDQSSSGAQSLIVPSGGWGHGATHPAWDSAYPIIANDLYRYCGDTRIFTRHYEHLRRYVDYLSAQTQDGVVPFDSLGDWLPWSTETPSQLTSTVFLYVDARIVADAARMQGNDRDTRKYADLAEQTKRAFDKHYLAPDALEKSSQTALSMAIYFGLAEGDKKQAAFDALVRNVKTQGHIDTGILGAKYLLRVLSEGGRSDLAYMLVARKEQPGWGWWIGQGATTLWEDWKGESSLNHIMFGDVSNWFYQWIAGIGLDPATPAFKHVLIRPQPVSDLTWAKATEHGPYGLIRSSWQRNGAQFHLDIEIPPNTSATVYLPGSGSAPDGAKLLRREGNAMLFEVGSGRHSFQSQLSPSR comes from the coding sequence ATGACCTTTCTTCCCGCCGCCGTCCTTCTGACGGCTTCGGCATCCGGCCCTACGGTCACGGATCTGCGTTGCGAGTACCTAAAGAATCCGATCTCCATCGAGTCGCCAGCCCCGCGCCTAAGCTGGGTGACCGAATACGAAGGGCGCGGATGGAAGCAAACCGCCTACCAAATCCTGGTGGCCTCCGACGCTCGGAAGCTCGGCCGATCACAGGCCGACCTTTGGGATTCGGGTCGAGTCGCCTCGAGCGCCAGCATCCAGATCCCGTACTCGGGAAAGGCGCTGAGCTCCCGGCAGCGATGTTTCTGGAAGGTCCGAGTGTGGGACGGGGCGGGCGAGCCTTCTGCTTGGAGCAAGCCGCAGATCTGGGAGATGGGCCTCTCGGCCGAATCGGACTGGGCCGCAAGCAAATGGATCGGGGGCGCACCTGCGGGGAAGGGCCAGCCGCCGGCTCCGTTCTTGCGCAAGGAGTTCGTTGCCAAAGGGAAGGTGAAGCGGGCGACTCTTTATGCGAGCGGCCTCGGCTATGCGGAGCTCCATTTGAATGGAAAAAAGGTGGGCGGAACCACCGAGCGCGACCCGGGCTACACGAACTTCGATAAGCGAGTGCTTTACGTCGCCCACGACGTTACAAGCGCCATCAAGCCGGGCGCGAACGCGGTAGGAGCCATCCTCGGAACCGGCTGGTACGACGTTCACGATCTCGCCACTTGGCGCTTCGAGAACGCGCCGTGGCGTGGCCGCCCTCGCCTTCGCCTTGCGCTTTACATCGACTACGCCGACGGGAGTTCCGAAACCGTGGTGAGCGATCCTTCTTGGAAAACCTCCACCGGCCCGATCTTGTTCGACGGGATCTACACCGGCGAGGTCTACGACGCCCGCCAGGAGATGCCGGACTGGGACTCAGCCGGATTCTCAGACGCCGCCTGGTCGGCCGCGGCGGTGATGCCGGCTCCGAAAGGAGCGCTCGCGGCGCGACCGTGCCCTCCGGTCGCGATCGTGGAAACAATTAAGGCGAAGCGAATTCTCGAACCGGCGCCGGGCGTGTACGTCGTCGACTTCGGGCAGAACATCGCCGGCCACGCCCGAATCCGCGTGAAAGGCGCGGCCGGAACCAAGATCACGATGCGCTACAGCGAGCGGATCAAAGAGAACGGCGCCATCGAACGCGATCAGATCGAGACCTTCATGACGAAGGCGACGCCCCCTCAGCCGTTCCAAACCGACACCTACATTTGTAAGGGAGAAGGTCGGGAAGAGTGGGAGCAACGTTTCTCCTACAGCGGTTTCCGTTACATGGAGGTCACCGGTTTTCCCGGCAAGCCGAGGCTGGACAGCTTCCAAGCCCGTCTCGCCAGCACCGATTTCGAAAGCGCGGGCGAATTCGAGTGCTCGAACGACCTGCTGAACAAGATTCAGCACGCCACCCGCTACGCGTATCTGAGCAACGCCCAGAGCATTCCGACCGACTGCCCCCAACGGGAAAAGAACGGATGGACCGGCGACGCCCACCTGGCCGCCGAGGCCGGACTGATGAACTTCAAATCCGCGTCGTTCTACACGAAGTGGCTCGACGACTTGGCCGACGATCAGTCGAGCAGCGGCGCCCAAAGTCTCATCGTCCCGTCCGGTGGTTGGGGCCACGGAGCCACTCACCCGGCTTGGGACAGCGCTTATCCGATCATCGCGAACGACCTTTATCGATATTGCGGCGACACCCGGATCTTCACTCGTCACTACGAGCATCTGCGCCGCTACGTCGACTACCTGAGCGCCCAGACCCAAGACGGCGTCGTCCCGTTCGATAGTCTCGGCGACTGGCTGCCTTGGTCCACTGAGACCCCGAGCCAGCTCACTTCGACCGTATTCCTCTACGTCGACGCGCGAATCGTCGCCGATGCCGCGCGGATGCAAGGGAATGACCGGGACACTCGAAAGTACGCCGATCTCGCCGAGCAAACGAAGCGGGCGTTCGACAAGCACTACTTGGCCCCCGACGCGCTCGAAAAGAGCAGCCAAACCGCGCTTTCGATGGCGATCTACTTCGGTCTGGCGGAGGGAGATAAGAAGCAAGCGGCGTTCGACGCTCTCGTTCGTAACGTGAAGACCCAGGGGCACATCGACACCGGAATTCTCGGGGCCAAGTACCTCTTGCGAGTGTTGTCCGAAGGCGGACGTAGCGACCTCGCCTACATGCTGGTCGCGCGCAAAGAGCAGCCCGGCTGGGGCTGGTGGATCGGCCAAGGAGCGACCACGCTGTGGGAGGATTGGAAAGGCGAGTCTTCGTTGAACCACATCATGTTCGGCGATGTCAGCAACTGGTTCTACCAGTGGATCGCCGGAATCGGCCTCGACCCGGCAACCCCAGCATTCAAGCACGTCCTCATCCGGCCGCAGCCGGTGAGCGACCTCACCTGGGCCAAGGCCACGGAGCACGGCCCGTACGGCTTGATCCGTTCGTCCTGGCAGCGAAACGGAGCCCAGTTCCACCTCGACATCGAGATCCCTCCGAATACATCGGCCACTGTGTACCTGCCCGGCTCCGGATCGGCGCCCGACGGAGCGAAGCTCCTTCGGCGGGAAGGAAACGCAATGCTCTTTGAGGTTGGGTCGGGCCGTCACTCGTTCCAAAGCCAGCTATCCCCCTCTCGGTAG
- a CDS encoding circadian clock KaiB family protein, which translates to MTDETVAPTPADEPGEEVMYILKLFVTGTTPRSLKAIANLRAICQEHLLGRYELQVVDLYQQPELARENKLVAAPTLIKSLPNPIRRVIGDMSDTAEVLAGLDISLRERHVSRTDA; encoded by the coding sequence ATGACCGATGAAACTGTAGCGCCGACGCCCGCCGATGAGCCTGGTGAAGAAGTCATGTACATTTTGAAGCTGTTCGTAACCGGGACGACTCCGCGCTCTTTGAAGGCGATCGCCAATCTGCGCGCGATCTGCCAGGAGCACCTCCTCGGAAGATATGAGCTGCAGGTCGTGGACTTGTATCAGCAGCCGGAACTCGCGAGAGAGAACAAGCTGGTGGCCGCGCCGACCTTGATCAAATCTCTGCCCAACCCGATTCGACGGGTCATCGGCGACATGTCGGACACCGCCGAAGTGCTTGCCGGCTTGGATATCTCCCTACGTGAACGCCATGTCTCTCGAACCGATGCTTGA
- a CDS encoding nuclear transport factor 2 family protein, translating to MKSNKDAILALERGFWEKSDDSKYFRENMTDDALNVIEPMGFVEKAQAVEMSAKSKPWTKVSMKDVHVQELTDDCVSVAYHGEGYQGDAKEPYRATVSSVYVHRDGNWKLALTSHQPWKPDEK from the coding sequence ATGAAATCAAACAAAGATGCGATCTTGGCGCTTGAACGCGGCTTTTGGGAGAAGAGCGACGACTCGAAGTACTTCCGGGAAAACATGACTGATGACGCTCTCAATGTCATCGAGCCCATGGGCTTCGTGGAAAAGGCGCAAGCCGTGGAGATGTCGGCAAAATCGAAGCCATGGACGAAGGTCTCGATGAAAGATGTCCATGTCCAAGAGCTAACCGACGACTGTGTATCCGTCGCCTATCATGGCGAAGGGTATCAAGGCGACGCCAAGGAGCCATACCGGGCAACCGTCAGTTCCGTCTATGTCCACCGCGACGGCAACTGGAAGCTCGCGCTAACTTCCCATCAGCCTTGGAAGCCCGACGAAAAATAG
- a CDS encoding HEAT repeat domain-containing protein, translated as MSWLNSVKKLGLAKVFVDDIRAMGVNYIAEAEALVDKFPGQSFEPVRFAVTHEGSSEGRARLVALLARVNDPRAEPLARRLATEDPSLSVRFIAAQVVGAYSGDSAINYLVAVLRNAAPAGRSEVNRQDVIDCLIASHRPEAIASIRAEVKSSEIPFTVDSLVARMTGNGQDRFIMMQPAAVATTALLRKEEETFLAGQLCDRRPIEDGLAYRGKLYPNVSVGEAAAAGLAFLAPSRYRFDLNSLDFDRNRQRVVILNTWRASRGFSILPVPTQHVDSSISTNAARLIRLILLSPTPGTRVRAESELKRLGPNALPQIISALKGAAKDSSKKNLRLIGSHLACTVVDVKLNSNVEGIARWRNRGRSLRGIRLTTHSIVSLLEDLESDFPMKFQTCTIHASRGAGGSGITLAINFGRSTAVGPNSALNEKFVGAGKELGYVSSMNVPLSDEIPYTGSTLDRLLGSSPESPFSFEIEMKHQVPQGSFMGARRQIIEVLVSGAPT; from the coding sequence ATGTCATGGCTCAACTCAGTAAAGAAGCTTGGTTTAGCGAAAGTATTTGTGGACGACATACGGGCCATGGGTGTTAATTACATCGCCGAGGCGGAAGCGCTTGTAGATAAATTCCCAGGTCAGTCTTTCGAACCAGTCAGGTTTGCAGTAACACATGAGGGTAGTTCTGAAGGCAGAGCGCGCCTTGTTGCATTGCTAGCACGCGTTAACGACCCGAGAGCCGAGCCACTTGCTCGTAGACTGGCGACGGAGGACCCTTCACTGTCGGTTCGTTTCATCGCAGCTCAAGTAGTCGGCGCATACTCCGGAGACTCTGCGATAAATTATCTGGTCGCCGTACTTAGAAATGCGGCGCCCGCCGGACGATCCGAAGTCAATCGGCAAGACGTTATTGACTGCCTTATCGCTAGCCACAGGCCCGAGGCAATTGCCTCTATTCGAGCGGAGGTCAAGTCTTCCGAAATTCCCTTTACCGTGGACTCGCTTGTAGCAAGAATGACGGGAAATGGGCAGGATCGTTTCATTATGATGCAGCCTGCCGCCGTTGCCACCACTGCGCTCCTGCGAAAGGAGGAAGAGACCTTTCTGGCTGGCCAACTCTGCGATCGTCGACCTATCGAAGACGGGCTAGCCTATCGAGGAAAGCTTTATCCCAATGTCAGCGTCGGGGAAGCTGCCGCTGCTGGTCTCGCTTTTCTGGCTCCCAGCCGTTATCGATTTGATCTTAATAGTCTTGATTTCGATCGCAATCGGCAGAGAGTGGTCATCCTGAATACTTGGCGAGCATCTCGCGGATTTTCGATACTGCCCGTGCCGACCCAACATGTTGACTCTTCGATATCGACCAATGCGGCAAGATTGATTAGGCTTATCTTGCTAAGCCCAACTCCGGGAACTCGAGTGCGTGCAGAAAGCGAATTAAAGCGTCTAGGCCCGAACGCATTGCCGCAAATTATTTCCGCACTTAAGGGAGCAGCTAAAGATTCTAGTAAGAAAAACCTCCGTCTGATTGGCTCTCATTTAGCATGTACCGTCGTGGACGTCAAGTTGAACTCGAACGTAGAGGGAATCGCACGATGGCGGAACCGAGGTAGATCTTTGAGAGGGATACGCCTTACGACGCATTCGATTGTTTCGCTTCTCGAAGATCTCGAAAGCGACTTTCCCATGAAGTTTCAGACGTGCACTATACATGCCTCGCGAGGAGCGGGTGGAAGCGGAATTACGTTGGCCATTAACTTTGGTCGTTCTACGGCCGTTGGTCCGAATTCCGCTCTAAATGAAAAGTTTGTTGGTGCCGGAAAGGAACTTGGCTATGTGAGCTCCATGAACGTGCCGCTTTCCGACGAAATACCATATACTGGCTCCACACTTGACCGGCTCTTGGGATCTTCCCCTGAGTCACCCTTCAGCTTTGAGATTGAAATGAAGCATCAAGTGCCTCAGGGTTCCTTTATGGGTGCAAGAAGGCAAATTATTGAAGTCTTGGTGAGCGGCGCTCCTACCTAA